One Chordicoccus furentiruminis DNA window includes the following coding sequences:
- the rpsR gene encoding 30S ribosomal protein S18: MAYQKSNSEGGFRRKGGFHRRKKVCVFCGKDNEISYKDVNKLKRYISERGKILPRRITGNCAKHQRELTTAIKRARHLAILPYVQD; the protein is encoded by the coding sequence ATGGCATACCAGAAATCGAACAGTGAAGGCGGATTCAGAAGAAAAGGCGGCTTCCACAGAAGAAAGAAAGTCTGCGTCTTCTGCGGCAAGGACAACGAGATCAGCTACAAGGATGTCAACAAGCTGAAGAGATATATCTCCGAGCGCGGCAAGATCCTTCCGAGACGGATCACGGGCAACTGCGCGAAGCATCAGCGCGAGCTGACCACGGCGATCAAGCGTGCACGCCATCTTGCGATCCTCCCGTATGTACAGGACTGA